A section of the Kribbella sp. HUAS MG21 genome encodes:
- a CDS encoding dihydrodipicolinate synthase family protein, whose translation MTEKLDGVIVATALPYAEDASAPAGLRPDLDKYAEHCRWLVDNGCRGVGPNGSLGEYSSLTDDERRAVAKTAIEAVGDDGVVVVGVHGVGSHQARAWAEKAADDGADGVLCLPPTMYRANRGEVIAHFTEVAKAGLPVMVYNNPLDTKVDLTPDLLAEIAQIENVVAVKEFSGDVRRILEIRELAPDLAVIAGADDLTLEALLMGATGWFAGFPNVFPAESVRLFELALQGKLEEARALYEPLVAAFRWDSRTEFVQAIKYGMDYVGRFGGPCRPPRGPLVPEHVAQLEQDMKKAVESLK comes from the coding sequence ATGACCGAGAAGTTGGACGGCGTGATCGTCGCGACCGCACTCCCGTACGCCGAGGACGCGTCGGCGCCGGCGGGGCTGCGCCCGGATCTCGACAAGTACGCCGAGCACTGCCGCTGGCTGGTCGACAACGGCTGCCGCGGCGTCGGGCCGAACGGGTCGCTCGGGGAGTACTCGTCGCTCACCGACGACGAGCGCCGCGCGGTGGCAAAGACCGCGATCGAGGCCGTCGGTGACGACGGTGTCGTGGTCGTCGGCGTCCACGGCGTCGGCTCACACCAGGCGCGTGCCTGGGCGGAGAAGGCGGCCGACGACGGCGCGGACGGCGTACTGTGCCTGCCTCCGACGATGTACCGCGCGAACCGCGGCGAGGTCATCGCGCACTTCACCGAGGTCGCGAAGGCCGGCCTGCCGGTGATGGTCTACAACAACCCGCTCGACACCAAGGTCGACCTGACCCCGGACCTGCTCGCCGAGATCGCCCAGATCGAGAACGTCGTCGCGGTGAAGGAGTTCTCCGGTGACGTACGGCGGATCCTCGAGATCCGCGAGCTCGCGCCGGACCTGGCCGTGATCGCGGGCGCCGACGACCTGACGCTGGAGGCGCTGCTGATGGGCGCGACCGGCTGGTTCGCCGGGTTCCCGAACGTGTTCCCGGCGGAATCGGTGCGGTTGTTCGAGCTTGCGCTGCAAGGCAAGCTGGAGGAGGCCCGGGCGTTGTACGAGCCGCTGGTCGCCGCGTTCCGGTGGGACTCGCGGACCGAGTTCGTGCAGGCGATCAAGTACGGCATGGACTACGTCGGCCGGTTCGGCGGACCGTGCCGGCCGCCGCGCGGGCCGCTCGTCCCCGAGCACGTCGCGCAACTGGAGCAGGACATGAAGAAGGCCGTGGAGTCCCTGAAGTGA
- a CDS encoding proline racemase family protein encodes MRSVRTISAIDSHTEGMPTRVVTGGVGVVPGATMAERREYFVKHLDDLRLFLVNEPRGHAAMSGAILQPPTRSDADWGVLYIEVSGCLPMCGHGTIGVATVLVESGMVEVTEPVTKVRLDTPAGLVVVDVAVSNGRAERVTLRNVPSYSHALDASVDVPGLGKVTYDMAYGGNYYAILPLEQLGIPFDRAEKDRILKAGLDIMAAINATGRPVHPLDPGINGCKHVQFTAPGVDGAHSRNAMAIHPGWFDRSPCGTGTSARMAQLHARGELALDTDFVNESFIGTRFTGRLIDQTTLGPHPAVIPTVTGRAWITGTANYLLDPDDPFPTGFVL; translated from the coding sequence ATGAGGTCCGTCCGCACGATCAGTGCCATCGATTCGCACACCGAGGGCATGCCGACCCGCGTCGTCACCGGCGGGGTCGGTGTGGTCCCCGGCGCGACGATGGCGGAGCGGCGTGAGTACTTCGTGAAGCACCTGGACGACCTGCGGTTGTTCCTGGTGAACGAGCCGCGCGGGCACGCCGCGATGAGTGGGGCGATCCTGCAGCCGCCGACCCGGTCCGACGCGGACTGGGGTGTGCTGTACATCGAGGTCTCCGGCTGCCTGCCGATGTGCGGCCACGGGACGATCGGCGTCGCGACCGTGCTGGTGGAGTCCGGCATGGTCGAGGTCACCGAGCCGGTCACGAAGGTGCGCCTGGACACCCCGGCCGGATTAGTCGTCGTAGACGTTGCCGTCAGCAACGGTCGGGCGGAGCGCGTGACGTTGCGGAACGTCCCGTCGTACAGCCATGCCCTGGACGCGTCGGTCGACGTACCCGGGCTGGGGAAGGTCACATACGACATGGCGTACGGCGGCAACTACTACGCGATCCTGCCGCTGGAGCAGCTCGGGATCCCGTTCGACCGCGCCGAGAAGGACCGCATCCTGAAGGCGGGTCTGGACATCATGGCCGCGATCAACGCCACCGGTCGCCCCGTGCACCCGCTCGATCCCGGGATCAACGGCTGCAAACATGTGCAGTTCACCGCTCCGGGCGTCGACGGCGCCCACTCGCGCAACGCGATGGCGATCCACCCCGGCTGGTTCGACCGATCCCCGTGCGGCACCGGCACGTCGGCCCGAATGGCCCAGCTCCACGCGCGCGGCGAACTAGCCCTCGACACCGACTTCGTCAACGAGTCCTTCATAGGCACCCGCTTCACCGGCCGCCTCATCGACCAGACCACCCTAGGCCCACACCCCGCCGTAATCCCCACCGTCACCGGCCGAGCCTGGATCACCGGCACCGCCAACTACCTCCTGGACCCCGACGACCCCTTCCCAACCGGCTTTGTCCTCTGA
- a CDS encoding UBP-type zinc finger domain-containing protein, with protein MTESSGTPGIDSTVPPSGTGCVECLERDGWWFHLRRCAQCGHIGCCDSSPAQHASAHAAETGHQIVRSFEPGEDWFWHYGESQYYDGPDLAPPAARPETQPVPGGNVPEDWKTKLHR; from the coding sequence ATGACGGAGAGTTCTGGAACGCCAGGCATCGACAGCACGGTCCCGCCGAGCGGTACGGGATGTGTGGAGTGCCTGGAGCGCGACGGCTGGTGGTTCCATCTGCGCCGGTGTGCGCAGTGCGGTCACATCGGGTGTTGCGACTCCTCCCCCGCCCAGCACGCCTCCGCCCACGCGGCCGAGACCGGGCACCAGATCGTTCGCAGCTTCGAGCCGGGCGAGGACTGGTTCTGGCACTACGGCGAGTCGCAGTACTACGACGGCCCCGACCTGGCCCCACCAGCAGCCCGCCCAGAAACCCAACCGGTCCCCGGCGGCAACGTCCCAGAAGACTGGAAAACCAAACTCCACCGCTGA
- a CDS encoding HD domain-containing protein — protein MTETIAGIPIPDSTLAREATELVRAAASPLLFDHSRRVYLFGSLRGREQGLTFDAELLYVGAMFHDLGLTERYRRTDQRFEIDGADEARRFLHDHGITGEPADRVWTAIALHTTPEIPLHLSAEVALVTRGVELDVLGLGYDAITDTDRAAVTTAHPRPDFKTRILEAFTEGIRDRPATTFGNVKADVLEHFVPGFHHTDFVDVIKNSPWPE, from the coding sequence ATGACCGAAACCATCGCCGGCATCCCGATCCCCGACAGCACCCTCGCCCGCGAGGCGACCGAACTCGTCCGCGCGGCTGCCTCACCACTGCTGTTCGACCACTCCCGCCGCGTCTACCTGTTCGGCTCCTTGCGCGGCCGCGAGCAGGGGCTCACCTTCGATGCCGAACTGCTGTACGTCGGCGCGATGTTCCACGACCTCGGCCTGACCGAGCGGTACCGCCGTACCGACCAGCGCTTCGAGATCGACGGCGCCGACGAGGCGCGCCGCTTCCTGCACGACCACGGCATCACCGGCGAACCCGCCGACCGGGTCTGGACCGCGATCGCCCTGCACACCACCCCGGAGATCCCGCTGCACCTGTCCGCCGAGGTCGCGCTCGTCACCCGCGGCGTCGAACTCGACGTCCTCGGCCTCGGGTACGACGCCATCACCGACACCGACCGCGCCGCCGTCACCACCGCCCACCCGCGCCCCGACTTCAAGACCCGCATCCTCGAGGCTTTCACCGAAGGCATCCGCGACCGCCCCGCCACCACCTTCGGCAACGTCAAGGCCGACGTACTGGAACACTTCGTGCCCGGCTTCCACCACACCGACTTCGTCGACGTCATCAAAAACTCCCCGTGGCCCGAGTAG
- a CDS encoding helix-turn-helix domain-containing protein, which produces MSKSPVEPQIRTRRVGFVVYDGVTLLDVTGPLEVLHQANLVRAGMYEPVLVAKAGGQVTTASGVVLAGVVAGVEEVDTVVVAGADHLVEGVPDEVLEVTAKLAVGARRVASVCSGAFVLAALGMLDGRRATTHWRHAAAMARQYPKVQVEPDALHVTDGRYVTSAGISAGIDLTLALVEADHGAGVARAVARELVVFMQRPGGQSQFSTAMATPPARTDQLRGIADAVLADPAGDHSLPSLAAAAAVSPRHLTRLFQSEFRTTPARWVERVRLDRAQQLLLDGHSITTTARLSGLGSDETLRRAFARHLGTTPTEYVRRFKNV; this is translated from the coding sequence ATGTCCAAATCGCCAGTCGAACCACAGATTCGGACACGTCGGGTCGGGTTCGTCGTGTACGACGGGGTGACGCTGCTCGACGTCACCGGGCCGCTCGAGGTCTTGCACCAGGCGAATCTCGTGCGGGCGGGGATGTACGAACCGGTGTTGGTGGCGAAGGCCGGCGGGCAGGTGACCACCGCGTCCGGGGTTGTGCTGGCCGGGGTTGTGGCCGGGGTCGAAGAGGTCGACACGGTCGTGGTGGCGGGCGCGGATCATCTGGTCGAAGGTGTGCCGGACGAGGTGCTGGAGGTGACCGCGAAGCTGGCGGTCGGTGCGCGGCGGGTGGCGTCGGTGTGCAGTGGGGCGTTCGTACTGGCGGCGCTCGGGATGCTCGACGGACGGCGGGCGACCACGCACTGGCGGCATGCGGCGGCGATGGCGCGGCAGTACCCGAAGGTTCAGGTCGAGCCGGACGCCTTGCACGTGACCGACGGGCGGTACGTGACGTCGGCCGGGATCAGCGCGGGCATCGACCTGACGCTCGCGCTGGTCGAGGCTGATCACGGCGCCGGTGTTGCGCGGGCGGTCGCGCGGGAGTTGGTCGTGTTCATGCAGCGGCCGGGCGGGCAGTCGCAGTTCTCGACGGCGATGGCGACGCCGCCGGCGCGGACCGATCAGCTGCGCGGGATCGCCGACGCGGTTCTCGCTGATCCAGCCGGCGATCACTCGCTGCCGAGCCTGGCCGCGGCTGCGGCGGTCAGTCCGCGGCACTTGACGCGGCTGTTCCAGAGCGAGTTCCGTACGACGCCCGCGCGGTGGGTCGAGCGAGTGCGCTTGGATCGGGCTCAGCAGTTGTTGCTGGACGGGCACAGCATCACGACTACCGCTCGGCTCAGCGGTCTGGGGAGTGACGAGACGCTTCGTCGCGCGTTCGCTCGCCACCTCGGCACCACACCTACGGAGTACGTCCGTCGGTTCAAGAACGTATAG